The genomic stretch TTTCACTGAGCTCGGCCACGTTGGTCCCCTGCACGAGGCACTGGCCGCTGGTCGGACGGTCGATCCCCGCCAGAATGTGCAGCAGGGTGCTCTTGCCCGAACCGCTCGGGCCCATCAATGCCAGGAATTCGCCCGCCGCAATGTCGAGGCCGACGTGGTCGAGCGCCACGACCTCGATCTCGCCATGCCCGTACACCTTCGTCAGGTCACGAATCTGAACCATCGGTTCCTGCATCTTGGCGGGATTTTAGCACAAGCCCGCTGAAATTGCCGCGCCAAGTTTTAGTGAACGAGGGTCAACGCGATCACGCCGGCTACCGCGATGATGCCACCGATGACGGATCGTATACCGGGGCGGTCGCCCTCGAACCGCCACGCAAACGGAATCACCGCCAACGGCAGCGTGGCGACGATGGGCAATACGATTCCGCTCGGTGTTGTTGACAAAGCCCATTGATAACAACCCACCCCGAGGACCGGGCCGCCCAGCGTGTTCACCAGCACCCACGGCCAGGCTTTGCTCCATTCTGTGCGGCCACCGGTGGCTCCCTGCCGACCACGACCACGCACCCAGACAAAGTAAACAGCCGCGACGCCGATACCGCCAAGAATGCGTTGATACGCTGCTGTGCCACCGTCGATGCTTTGGCCCGCGTGGTCTGCCAACTGAAACGCCTTGCGGCTTAGCACGGCGCCCCCGCCCTGCCCGATGGCCGCGAGCACGCCGAAGATCGTTCCGCCGAAGAGATTCTTGCGGTCGAGATGGAAATGGTTTCCCGGCGCGAGTGCTACAGCAACGCCGGCCAGAATGACCAGACCCGCGATGCTCTGCGCAACACTCAGCGTCGTCCCGAGCCAGAGCCATTCGACCAACGCGCCGATGGGCGCGGCGAGGCATTGCATGAGCAGCAGCGTGAGGCGCGAGCCGATGCGCGGCAGCGCCTCATACAAGGCAAGGTCGCCCAACCCGAAGCCGATGAAGCCGCTGAAAACAAAGAACCAGAGTCCCGCGCCGCCGAGTCCCTTCCCGAATCCGTACGCCCAGAACGCGAGCAGAATTGTAGCGAGGCACAGACGCGCGAGATTGGCGACGGCGCTACCCAGGTAGCGGGTGGACCGCGTCGCGCAAACGACGGAAACAGACCAGAGGAGAGTCGTGAGCAACGCCGGCAACATGGTGCAAAGGAGATAACAGACGCACGCGCCCGAAACAAGCGCAGCCTTCCTACTTCGAGATGCTGATGTACGAAGGTTGTTTGTGGACGTGCTCGACCGTGATCCGGAGTCCGTACTTCTGCGCCAGCAGCCACAAGGCCTGGCGGCGCGTGACGTCATTGACATGCAACGTGATCTTCAGCGATTCGACAGGTGCGTCCGCGCGGGCAATCGCCATCTTCATTCCCGAAAAGGCATCGGTCAACGGCAGATTCATGACACGCACCTCCGCGAAATTAACGTTCAGGCGCGTATCGAGCCACTGGTTCAGTGAACCGTCCGACGACGCCAGAAACCCCCGGGGCGGCGACATTGTCGTCGCGCAAGAGATCGCCAGCGAGATTACGAAAAGCAGCAGCGCGGACCGCAGGGGTCGCATTCGTTTGGCGTTATCGAGAGTGCTGGTCATGGTTCAATGCACCTGTAAAGGCGGCTCGTTGAGCTGGCGTTTCAACTCTTCTTCGCCGGCCGGGGTTAGCGGTCGGATTTGCCGCTCGTTAATGTGCGCCTTCTTCGTGGTTTGATCCGCCTGCTTCCTGGCTACATCACTCGTCATATCAATTGAGGCGCGCCGGGTGGTGAAATTCGCCTTGGGCAGGGTCGGCCTGGAAATCGTGGACATTTCCAGGGTGTTGAATTCCGTTTTCTTCTGGTCGAGATCGTGAAATTTGAGGTTGCCCTTCGAGAGCGGCGAGCCGCCGGGCAGAACGCTCGTCGGCTGCGAGAGCGAATTAAACTGCACTTCGCCGAAGTCGACCGTCTTGTTGCTCACATCCGCCTGTTTGGTGGGGTCGACCGGCTTCACGATTTGCGCGCGAGCCGGCGTGGAAAGCAACGCCGCGAGAATTGCTGCTAGTACTGTAAGGCCGAGCTTCATGACTGAGATTCGTGAAAGCGCATCAGCGCGATTTCAAGAATACCAAGATTGCATGCCGCAAGCAAGCCGAAGTAACCGGCCGCGATGGGGAGCTGCCTGCACGCAGGGGGATTCTTTTCATCCGCGCCGCCCCTTTCGGTGGCCTGCCGATAACAAGCCAAGAAGTACAGTCGCAGGTGGAACTCACCCGCGACTGTTGGAAGTACTGTGCATCTAATTCACGACCACCGGCGTTGACGTGATCGCCTGGACAGCGAGAACCCGATCGCCCCCAGACCCAGCGCCGACAACACGATGGTGGACGGTTCTGGAACCGTCGCCAACTCGATGCGGAAACTGTTGAGGCTGCCGCCGCCCTTGTTCAGCATGTTGCCGTTCGTGTCGAAGACGTACTGGTCCGTCTCGTTGGTCACCGAGTTACCGCCCTGATTGGGATCCTGAATGATGTTTACCACGTAGCGGTACGGCGCGCCGTTTGTGTAGAGCGTGGTCACGCCGGTGACAAACACGCAGTGACCACCGCCGCCGGCCCAACTGACGCCGATCTCGACGTCTCCCGTTGAGTTCAGCGCGCTAATCACCTGGCCGAAGTTCGTCGTGACCACGGTGGGCGCGATCGCCAGCCCGTTCGTCGCGAAGTACAAATTCTTGCCGGACACGAAGTTGGCAACCGCGGTGCCGCCGCCATTGGTGCTGGCCGGTCCAGTGAAACTGTTCATGTAGTTCGTCAAAGTCCCGTACACCTGCTGCGCATTCTGGGTGACATTGAGAGAGGGATACATCTGCTGCAGATACTTGATCGAACGCGCGGCGGCCCCGGGCGCGCAACCATTGAGTTGCTCTGTCACCACAGCGATGTTCGTCTGGGAAGTCCGAATGGCCCCGTTGCTAATGCTGAGGCTGCTAAGGGCACTGGCGACGGAGGCCGCCATGCCAACCGTATTTTGTGCGAACTGGCTCGCTGGGCTGCCTTCCAGCCCCGGGCTGGTCGTCGTTCCCTCGACCTTGGTCAGGCCAGCCACGCCGGCGCTCGTGAGCGACCCGCTGGGTTGGAGTGATAACGGCGCAGCCGTGAGGGTGAGAGAGTAAGACAGGCTGCCTACAGCAATGCCATCCGTTTGGCCGAGATTGAAATCATACGTGAACGGCAGATCGCCATCAAGATCACCGGCGCTGTTGAACACCACCGGCATATTCTCCACCGCCCAGTTATTGTTGGCCCCGCCGGGCACCGACGTAACGATGTTCACCCAGCCCGCGTACCCGGATCCGAACGGTGCCAGCGAGCCGGCATCGGCTATGGAGAAATCCACACTGGCCTGCCCCCACTGGGAGAATTGGTCCTGGTACCCTCCGATACCATCGCCCCAGGAAATCTGGTCGAACGTTGTGGTCGCAGCGCGGGCTGGCGTAGCGGTCAGCGCTAGCGAAAGAACAACGACACTGACAAAGACGAAAACCGAATAGCGATTAATGTGACTCATGGCCAACGATCCCCCATAAAGTCGTGAAGGGCACGACAGGTGTTCTTGTTTGGTGGTTGATCCCTGTAGGGTATTGCGGATGGATGAGAACCTTTGGCTTCGACAAAGATATGCCGATTACGCCGTAGACCGTCTCGCCGCTGAGAGATTGGTGCTCGCCTCACCGAATTCTCCTACTGCCTCCAGACAGGTCATTTAATTACTCTAGATATTACCAGAACTGCAAGCAAAAAACTTACGTGAATGACCGCCAATGGTAGCCTATGGGAACAGCAACCCACATCGAGGACAACGATAACGTGCTGTCGGGGATCTGAATAAGA from Verrucomicrobiia bacterium encodes the following:
- a CDS encoding PEP-CTERM sorting domain-containing protein, whose amino-acid sequence is MSHINRYSVFVFVSVVVLSLALTATPARAATTTFDQISWGDGIGGYQDQFSQWGQASVDFSIADAGSLAPFGSGYAGWVNIVTSVPGGANNNWAVENMPVVFNSAGDLDGDLPFTYDFNLGQTDGIAVGSLSYSLTLTAAPLSLQPSGSLTSAGVAGLTKVEGTTTSPGLEGSPASQFAQNTVGMAASVASALSSLSISNGAIRTSQTNIAVVTEQLNGCAPGAAARSIKYLQQMYPSLNVTQNAQQVYGTLTNYMNSFTGPASTNGGGTAVANFVSGKNLYFATNGLAIAPTVVTTNFGQVISALNSTGDVEIGVSWAGGGGHCVFVTGVTTLYTNGAPYRYVVNIIQDPNQGGNSVTNETDQYVFDTNGNMLNKGGGSLNSFRIELATVPEPSTIVLSALGLGAIGFSLSRRSRQRRWS
- a CDS encoding DMT family transporter, whose amino-acid sequence is MLPALLTTLLWSVSVVCATRSTRYLGSAVANLARLCLATILLAFWAYGFGKGLGGAGLWFFVFSGFIGFGLGDLALYEALPRIGSRLTLLLMQCLAAPIGALVEWLWLGTTLSVAQSIAGLVILAGVAVALAPGNHFHLDRKNLFGGTIFGVLAAIGQGGGAVLSRKAFQLADHAGQSIDGGTAAYQRILGGIGVAAVYFVWVRGRGRQGATGGRTEWSKAWPWVLVNTLGGPVLGVGCYQWALSTTPSGIVLPIVATLPLAVIPFAWRFEGDRPGIRSVIGGIIAVAGVIALTLVH